One segment of Rutidosis leptorrhynchoides isolate AG116_Rl617_1_P2 unplaced genomic scaffold, CSIRO_AGI_Rlap_v1 contig438, whole genome shotgun sequence DNA contains the following:
- the LOC139883699 gene encoding transmembrane 9 superfamily member 8 has translation MAAASILLLFFIFVHGAHSFYLPGVAPQDFQKGDLLKVKVNKLTSIKTQLPYSYYSVPYCRPDKIVDSTENLGEVLRGDRIENSPYVFKMREPQMCNILCRVTLDKKTAKEFKEKIADEYRVNMILDNLPLVVPIRRDQDSPAIYQLGYHVGIKGQYSTSKDEKYFIHNHLSFTVKYHKDLETDSARIVGFEVKPYSVKHEYEGKWGANTRLTTCDPHAKHTVMNNNSPQEVEEKKEIIFTYDVEFQESDVKWASRWDAYLLMSDDQIHWFSIVNSLMIVLFLSGMVAMIMLRTLYRDISKYNELETQEEAQEETGWKLVHGDVFRPPSNSELLCVYVGTGVQFLGMVVVTMLFAVLGFLSPSNRGGLMTAMLMLWVFMGIFAGYASARLYKMFKGTEWKKISFRTAIMFPGIVSAIFFVLNTLIWGQKSSGAVPFGTMFALVFLWFGISVPLVFVGGYVGFKKPAIEDPVKTNKIPRQIPEQAWYMNPAFSILIGGILPFGAVFIELFFILTSIWLNQFYYIFGFLFLVFIILLITCAEITVVLCYFQLCSEDYLWWWRSYLTSGSSALYLFLYATFYFYTKLEITKLVSAILYFGYMLIASYAFFVVTGTIGFYACFWFTRLIYSSVKID, from the exons ATGGCTGCtgcatccatccttcttcttttcttcatcttcgTCCATGGCGCTCACTCTTTCTATCTCCCTGGTGTCGCTCCCCAAGACTTCCAAAAG GGAGATCTTTTGAAGGTCAAAGTGAATAAATTGACTTCTATAAAGACACAACTTCCATACTCGTACTATTCTGTTCCCTATTGTCGCCCAGACAAGATAGTCGACAGTACTGAAAATCTTGGAGAAGTACTTCGTGGTGACCGTATTGAGAACTCTCCCTATGTG TTTAAAATGCGGGAGCCTCAAATGTGCAATATACTTTGCCGGGTTACACTTGATAAGAAAACTGCTAAGGAGTTCAAGGAGAAGATTGCTGATGAGTACCGGGTTAATAT GATCCTTGACAACCTTCCTCTAGTAGTTCCCATTCGAAGGGACCAGGATTCTCCTGCTATATATCAGCTTGGTTACCATGTTGGGATCAAGGGCCAATACAGCACG AGCAAGGATGAGAAGTACTTCATTCACAATCATTTGTCATTCACCGTCAAGTATCATAAGGACTTGGAAACTGACTCTGCTAGAATTGTTGGATTTGAGGTCAAACCATACAG TGTTAAGCATGAGTATGAAGGAAAATGGGGTGCCAACACTCGTTTGACTACTTGTGACCCTCACGCTAAACACACAGTCATGAACAACAACTCTCCTCAAGAGGTCGAGGAGAAAAAGGAAATCATTTTCACATATGATGTTGAGTTCCAG GAGAGTGATGTGAAGTGGGCATCTAGATGGGATGCTTATCTTCTGATGAGCGATGATCAGATTCACTGGTTCTCTATTGTTAACTCTTTGATGATCGTTCTCTTCCTCTCGGGCATGGTGGCAATGATTATGCTGAGGACACTTTACCGCGACATTTCAAAGTACAACGAACTTGAGACTCAGGAGGAAGCCCAAGAAGAGACGGGATGGAAGCTTGTCCATGGAGATGTTTTCAGGCCTCCATCTAACTCGGAATTGCTCTGTGTGTATGTTGGTACTGGCGTTCAGTTTTTGGGAATGGTGGTCGTTACTATGCTATTTGCTGTTCTTGGGTTCCTTTCTCCCTCAAACAGGGGTGGTCTGATGACAGCCATGCTTATGCTTTGGGTCTTCATGGGCATTTTTGCTGGTTATGCATCTGCAAGATTGTACAAAATGTTCAAAGGCACAGAGTGGAAGAAGATTTCTTTTAGAACTGCGATCATGTTCCCAGGAATCGTCTCGGCCATCTTCTTTGTCTTGAATACACTCATATGGGGCCAAAAATCATCCGGAGCCGTTCCTTTCGGCACGATGTTTGCCCTCGTGTTCTTATGGTTCGGAATTTCCGTCCCACTCGTGTTTGTTGGTGGCTACGTTGGTTTCAAGAAGCCAGCTATCGAGGATCCCGTGAAGACCAACAAAATCCCTAGGCAAATCCCAGAGCAAGCTTGGTACATGAATCCTGCCTTCTCAATCCTTATCGGTGGAATACTCCCATTTGGAGCTGTGTTTATCGAGCTATTCTTTATCCTTACCTCCATCTGGCTCAACCAATTCTACTACATCTTCGGCTTCCTCTTCTTGGTCTTCATCATCCTACTCATCACGTGCGCTGAGATAACTGTTGTACTTTGCTACTTCCAATTATGCAGTGAAGATTATCTCTGGTGGTGGAGATCGTACCTGACGTCAGGCTCCTCTGCTCTCTACCTTTTCCTCTACGCCACATTCTACTTCTATACAAAACTCGAGATCACGAAACTGGTTTCCGCAATTCTGTACTTTGGTTACATGCTCATTGCCTCTTATGCCTTTTTCGTGGTAACTGGTACGATTGGATTCTATGCTTGCTTCTGGTTCACAAGGCTCATCTATTCGTCAGTGAAGATTGATTAG
- the LOC139883709 gene encoding uncharacterized protein, whose protein sequence is MAQREEDWRKNAETHKMNSEQVKAAGVEGSKRPPGSNPGGVLHQRGKLPYSTTTMALTGLGIAGAVSYFVLYSKKKPEASAVDVAKVTTGMAKPEDTHPRK, encoded by the coding sequence atgGCACAAAGGGAAGAAGACTGGAGAAAGAACGCAGAGACACACAAGATGAATTCGGAACAAGTGAAAGCGGCAGGTGTTGAAGGATCCAAGAGGCCGCCGGGGAGCAATCCCGGCGGAGTACTTCATCAGAGGGGTAAACTTCCGTACAGTACAACCACCATGGCACTTACTGGGTTGGGTATTGCCGGAGCTGTTAGCTACTTTGTCTTGTATAGTAAGAAGAAGCCGGAAGCTTCCGCCGTCGACGTCGCTAAAGTCACTACTGGTATGGCCAAGCCTGAGGATACTCATCCCAGGAAGTAG
- the LOC139883708 gene encoding early nodulin-like protein 14, producing MRGALQLTRVSIFAAILRSFPSSLALFLLLFSSLCEARDILVGGKTDSWKIPTAQSDTINQWAGDSRFRIGDTLVLNYDKEKDSVLEVTKEAYMSCNTSNPITEYKDGNTKVKLDRSGPFYFISGAEGHCAKGLKLIVVVMSPRHSTISSPAPSPMESEGPAVAPTSSATSLKATILMGFGAVFGFGFLIM from the exons ATGAGGGGAGCATTACAACTGACACGTGTGAGTATATTTGCCG CTATTCTAAGAAGCTTTCCTTCTTCTCTTGCTCTCTTTCTTCTGCTCTTTAGTAGCTTATGTGAAGCTAGAGATATCTTGGTTGGTGGTAAAACTGATTCATGGAAGATCCCCACGGCTCAATCTGATACTATCAATCAATGGGCTGGAGATTCTCGTTTTCGCATCGGAGACACTCTTG TGTTAAACTATGATAAAGAAAAGGATTCGGTGCTTGAAGTGACCAAGGAAGCTTACATGAGCTGCAACACATCAAACCCAATTACAGAGTACAAAGATGGAAACACAAAGGTGAAGCTTGATAGATCAGGTCCATTCTACTTCATTAGTGGAGCTGAGGGACATTGCGCGAAAGGCCTGAAGTTGATTGTTGTTGTTATGTCGCCAAGACATTCTACCATCTCCTCTCCGGCGCCGTCTCCGATGGAGTCTGAGGGCCCTGCTGTTGCTCCCACTAGCAGTGCTACGAGCTTGAAGGCGACCATTCTCATGGGTTTTGGGGCTGTTTTCGGATTTGGGTTTCTTATCATGTAA